One genomic segment of Sminthopsis crassicaudata isolate SCR6 chromosome 4, ASM4859323v1, whole genome shotgun sequence includes these proteins:
- the TMC6 gene encoding transmembrane channel-like protein 6, which produces MSQAPSFVLPIPEGRESSSQDLSPYDESIVHDSFHQLIQEQSQRAEAESLELQEWPPRDKGGGSQPHGAPQEYSSATLRILANMPSRTIGRSRGAIISQYYNQTVKLRRKNSRPLLRDMSRSARPSIRQYDLELDLTPREEEEKRCLLVEELQGLTITQRNHMLQNMPLSLTEKRCLRQDIYIRRGRQRYYQSSQTQLYCCSRLKYHCIIAFRSLWYGLLSGLYALKPWRYSLKQISGQFGSSVLSYFLFLKTLVSFNILLLLLLLPFIVAVQVAFPPTSESSISQSFTGLELFTGGGPFTHTVMYYGYYSNFTLNQPCSSHQSSDHCPANAVHLPYNMPLAYLFTIGFSFFITCITLVYSMSRSFGKSYRVGSTLGVHAITVFCSWDYNVTQKWASRLQHDNIRTQLKELLAEWQLKQHPRSMCGRLRQMTVLFLVWLLSLGSALGCAIAVYSFSEFMHENHEIRTQTISEKLQEARLLALPLIVCIINLVVPYFYNVLAIWEQHDSPVLEVYVAICRNLILKMVILGLLCYHWMGRKVRSMEDQCWETFVGQELYRFMVMDFIFTLVDTLFGELVWRLISEKLKQDRKPEFDVARNVLELIYGQTLTWLGVLFSPLLPVIQVLKLLFLFYIKKISLMANCQAPRKPWRASHMTTIFITLLCFPSFLGAAIFLSYAIWQVRPSRTCGPFRTLDTIYEAGKVWIHRLEEASPSVTWFTWIHQNLVENTFFIFLMSIVLLVAIYFNIQVVKGQRKVICLLKEHINNEGEDKIFLINKIHSIYEKKAIHQ; this is translated from the exons ATGTCCCAGGCCCCTTCTTTCGTCCTTCCCATTCCTGAAGGCAGGGAAAGCTCCAG CCAGGATCTCAGCCCATATGATGAGAGCATTGTACACGACTCTTTCCATCAGCTCATCCAGGAGCAGAGTCAGCGGGCTGAAGCTGAATCTCTGGAACTCCAAGAGTGGCCTCCTAGGGACAAAG GTGGAGGTTCCCAGCCCCACGGGGCTCCTCAGGAGTATAGCTCAGCCACACTTCGGATCCTGGCCAATATGCCCAGTCGAACCATTG GCCGAAGCAGGGGAGCCATTATCTCACAGTACTACAATCAAACAGTAAAACTAAGGCGGAAAAATAGCCGACCCTTGCTGAGAGACATGTCACGTTCTGCGCGACCCAGTATTCGGCAGTATGACTTGGAATTGGACTTGACCCCGAGGGAAGAAGAAG AGAAGCGTTGTTTGTTGGTGGAGGAACTGCAGGGCCTGACGATAACCCAGAGGAACCACATGCTGCAGAACATGCCCCTGAGCCTGACTGAGAAACGCTGCCTCCG ACAGGACATCTATATTCGTAGAGGAAGACAGAGATACTATCAGAGCAGCCAGACGCAGTTGTATTGCTGTAGTCGCCTCAAGTATCACTGTATCATA GCTTTCCGCAGCTTGTGGTATGGTCTTCTCTCTGGTCTGTATGCCCTAAAGCCCTGGCGTTACTCCCTGAAGCAAATCAGTGGCCAGTTTGGCTCTAGTGTGCTCTCCTACTTCCTTTTCCTGAAGACCTTAGTCTCCTTCAAtatcctgctcctcctcctcctgctgcccTTCATTGTGGCCGTGCAGGTGGCCTTCCCCCCCACTTCAGAATCCTCTATCTCCCAGTCATTCACAGGCCTGGAGCTCTTCACTGGAGGG GGACCATTCACCCACACAGTGATGTACTATGGCTACTACAGCAACTTCACCTTGAATCAACCGTGCTCCTCCCATCAGAGCAGTGACCACTGTCCAGCAAATGCAGTCCATCTGCCATATAATATGCCCCTGGCCTATCTCTTTACCATtggtttttccttctttatcaccTGCATCACTCTGGTATACAG CATGTCTCGTTCCTTTGGGAAGAGCTATCGAGTGGGCAGTACCCTTGGAGTCCACGCCATCACCGTCTTCTGCTCTTGGGACTACAATGTCACACAAAAATGGGCTTCCCGCCTACAACATGATAACATTAGGACTCAGTTGAAG GAGCTGTTGGCTGAGTGGCAGCTGAAGCAACATCCAAGAAGTATGTGTGGGAGACTGAGACAAATGACAGTGCTATTTCTGGTGTGGTTGCTGTCCCTAGGTTCTGCCTTGGGTTGTGCCATTGCTGTCTACTCATTTTCAGAGTTCATGCATGAA AACCATGAGATTAGGACTCAGACGATTAGTGAGAAGCTCCAGGAAGCTCGTCTGCTGGCTCTTCCCCTCATAGTCTGCATCATCAACTTGGTGGTTCCCTATTTCTACAATGTCCTAGCCATCTGGGAGCAGCATGATTCTCCTGTTTTGGAGGTCTATGTAGCCATTTGCAG GAACCTGATTCTCAAGATGGTTATTTTGGGACTTCTCTGTTACCACTGGATGGGTCGTAAAGTTAGATCAATGGAAGACCAG TGCTGGGAGACGTTTGTGGGGCAGGAGCTCTACCGCTTCATGGTGATGGACTTTATTTTCACACTCGTGGACACCCTCTTTGGAGAGCTGGTCTGGAG GCTCATTTCAGAGAAGCTGAAGCAGGATCGGAAACCAGAGTTTGATGTTGCTCGAAATGTATTGGAGTTGATTTATGGACAAACCCTGACCTG GCTGGgtgttctcttttctcctcttctgccTGTCATCCAGGTTCTCAAGCTTCTGTTCCTGTTCTATATCAAGAAG atcagccTCATGGCAAACTGCCAGGCACCTAGGAAACCCTGGAGAGCTTCACATATGACTACTATTTTCATCACTCTCCTCTGCTTCCCCTCCTTCTTAGGGGCAGCCATATTCCTTTCCTATGCCATCTGGCA AGTCAGACCCTCCAGAACTTGTGGCCCCTTCCGGACCTTGGATACCATCTATGAGGCTGGGAAAGTTTGGATTCATCGCCTGGAGGAAGCCAGTCCCAGTGTTACTTGGTTTACCTGGATTCACCAGAATCTGGTGGaaaataccttttttattttcctgatgtCAATTGTGCTTCT agttgCAATCTATTTCAATATCCAGGTGGTGAAGGGACAGCGGAAAGTTATCTGCCTCCTCAAGGAACATATTAATAAT GAGGGAGAAGATAAAATCTTTCTTATCAACAAAATTCACTCCATTTATGAGAAGAAGGCAATCCACCAATAA